The Erythrobacter aurantius genome includes a window with the following:
- a CDS encoding 2OG-Fe(II) oxygenase has translation MTMKKLFELNPALDRAALARRFATHGRVQVRDVLTPETAREVATVLAKGTPWGMATGAGDENRQSFRLEEIRTPQGAERVNAAAMDAQNNTARGEYGFRFAHYPILTAIQEGWDPGGPHEILLEHINSEPFMALAREVTGMANLIKADGQASLFAPGHYLGRHIDSHVAEGWEVAYVLNFAPPDWHPDWGGYLLFLDDEGDVVEGFRPRFNALNLFKVPQSHLVSYVPPFAPVGRMAVTGWLRSQ, from the coding sequence ATGACGATGAAGAAGCTGTTCGAACTCAATCCCGCACTGGATCGCGCCGCCCTCGCCCGCCGCTTTGCAACGCACGGGCGGGTACAAGTGCGCGACGTGTTGACCCCGGAGACCGCTCGCGAAGTGGCAACCGTGCTGGCCAAGGGCACGCCGTGGGGCATGGCGACAGGTGCAGGCGACGAAAACCGCCAGAGCTTCCGCCTTGAGGAAATCCGCACGCCGCAAGGTGCCGAGCGGGTCAATGCTGCCGCAATGGACGCGCAAAACAACACTGCGCGGGGTGAATACGGCTTTCGCTTTGCCCATTACCCGATCCTGACTGCGATACAGGAAGGATGGGACCCCGGCGGCCCGCACGAAATCCTGCTGGAACACATCAATTCCGAACCCTTCATGGCGCTGGCTCGCGAAGTCACCGGAATGGCAAATCTGATCAAGGCCGATGGCCAGGCATCGCTGTTCGCGCCCGGCCACTATCTTGGCCGCCATATCGACAGCCATGTCGCCGAAGGGTGGGAAGTCGCCTATGTCCTGAACTTCGCGCCGCCCGATTGGCACCCGGACTGGGGCGGCTATCTGCTGTTCCTCGATGACGAAGGCGACGTGGTCGAAGGGTTCCGCCCGCGCTTCAACGCGCTCAACCTGTTCAAGGTGCCGCAATCGCATCTGGTCAGTTACGTTCCACCCTTCGCGCCGGTGGGCCGGATGGCGGTGACGGGGTGGCTGCGCAGCCAATGA
- a CDS encoding acetyl-CoA C-acetyltransferase — protein sequence MTTAYIVEAVRTAGGRRGGRLAGVHPVDLLAKSLDAVVTRSGIDPAAVDDVVTGCVTQAGEQAMQVGRMGVLASKVLPQSTPAVTIDRQCGSSQQAIQFAAQAVMSGTQDVVIASGVESMSRVPMGSNATFHMKEGLGHYMSPELQGKYPGVQFSQFMGAEMIANKHGFSKDMLDAFALESHKRAIAATQGGAFENEIVPVEIETPEGTEMHTVDEGIRFDATLEGIAGVKLINPEGKLTAASASQICDGSSAVLVVSEEALKRHNLTPLARIHNLTVTAGDPVIMLEEPLFATDRALQRAGMTIGDIDLYEVNEAFASVPLAWLKHTGADPEKLNVHGGAISLGHPLGASGTKLMATLVHALKRHGKKYGLQTMCEGGGVANVTIVESL from the coding sequence ATGACCACAGCCTATATCGTCGAGGCGGTCCGCACCGCCGGGGGCCGTCGCGGCGGCCGCCTTGCCGGGGTGCACCCCGTTGATCTGCTGGCCAAATCGCTCGACGCGGTTGTCACCCGCAGCGGGATCGATCCTGCCGCCGTTGACGATGTCGTCACGGGCTGCGTCACGCAGGCGGGCGAACAGGCGATGCAGGTCGGGCGCATGGGCGTGCTCGCGTCCAAGGTGCTGCCGCAGAGCACTCCGGCGGTGACGATCGATCGCCAGTGCGGATCGAGCCAACAGGCCATCCAGTTCGCAGCGCAGGCCGTGATGAGCGGCACGCAGGACGTGGTGATCGCCAGCGGCGTTGAAAGCATGAGCCGCGTGCCGATGGGTTCGAACGCGACCTTCCACATGAAGGAAGGGCTGGGCCACTACATGTCGCCCGAGCTTCAGGGGAAATACCCCGGCGTCCAGTTCAGCCAGTTCATGGGCGCTGAAATGATCGCCAACAAGCATGGCTTCAGCAAGGACATGCTCGATGCCTTCGCGCTGGAAAGCCACAAGCGCGCCATCGCCGCGACGCAGGGCGGGGCGTTCGAAAACGAGATCGTGCCGGTGGAAATCGAAACCCCCGAAGGTACCGAAATGCACACGGTGGACGAAGGCATCCGGTTCGACGCCACGCTTGAAGGCATCGCCGGGGTCAAGCTGATCAACCCGGAAGGCAAGCTGACAGCGGCCTCCGCCAGCCAGATTTGCGACGGTTCGTCGGCGGTGCTGGTGGTGAGCGAAGAGGCGCTGAAGCGTCACAACCTCACCCCGCTGGCGCGCATCCACAATCTGACGGTGACGGCGGGCGATCCTGTGATCATGCTCGAAGAGCCGCTGTTCGCGACTGACCGTGCGCTGCAGCGTGCGGGCATGACAATCGGCGACATCGACCTGTACGAAGTCAACGAAGCCTTCGCCTCTGTCCCGCTCGCGTGGCTCAAGCACACCGGCGCCGATCCGGAAAAGCTCAACGTTCACGGCGGGGCGATTTCGCTGGGGCACCCGCTCGGCGCATCGGGCACCAAGCTGATGGCGACGCTGGTTCATGCGCTCAAGCGTCACGGCAAGAAATACGGCCTGCAAACCATGTGCGAAGGCGGCGGTGTCGCCAACGTCACGATTGTAGAGTCGCTCTGA
- a CDS encoding SDR family NAD(P)-dependent oxidoreductase, protein MEVSANTPAVVTGGASGLGAATARALAAKGAKVAIFDMNEEKGNAMAAEIGGIFCKVNVTSDEDVDAGFAKAREAHGQERILVNCAGIGNAIKTASRSKEDGSIKHFPVSAFDFVIQVNLIGTFRCIAKSAAGMLTLDPLDENGERGAIVNTASVAGEDGQIGQAAYSASKAGVIGMTLPIARDLMNEGIRVNTILPGIFDTPLLAAAPQNVRDALAASVPFPKRLGVPDEYAKLAMCMIETGYFNGEDVRLDGAIRMAPR, encoded by the coding sequence ATGGAAGTTTCAGCAAACACCCCTGCAGTTGTCACCGGCGGCGCATCGGGCCTTGGCGCGGCAACCGCGCGGGCGCTCGCAGCCAAGGGCGCGAAGGTCGCCATCTTCGACATGAACGAAGAGAAGGGCAACGCCATGGCCGCTGAAATCGGCGGTATCTTCTGCAAGGTCAACGTGACCAGCGACGAAGACGTCGACGCCGGCTTTGCCAAGGCGCGCGAAGCGCACGGGCAGGAGCGTATCCTTGTGAACTGCGCCGGTATCGGCAACGCGATCAAGACCGCCAGCCGTTCCAAGGAAGACGGATCGATCAAGCACTTCCCGGTTTCGGCCTTCGATTTCGTGATCCAGGTGAACCTGATCGGCACTTTCCGCTGCATCGCCAAGTCGGCGGCGGGCATGCTGACGCTCGACCCGCTTGACGAGAACGGCGAACGCGGCGCGATCGTCAACACCGCGTCTGTCGCCGGTGAAGACGGCCAGATCGGCCAGGCTGCCTATTCCGCATCGAAGGCTGGCGTGATCGGCATGACCCTGCCCATCGCCCGCGACCTGATGAACGAAGGCATCCGCGTGAACACAATCCTGCCGGGCATCTTCGACACCCCGCTGCTTGCTGCCGCGCCGCAGAACGTGCGCGACGCGCTCGCCGCATCGGTGCCGTTCCCCAAGCGTCTGGGCGTTCCGGACGAATACGCCAAGCTGGCGATGTGCATGATCGAAACCGGCTATTTCAACGGCGAAGACGTGCGCCTCGACGGCGCGATTCGCATGGCCCCTCGCTAA
- a CDS encoding alpha/beta hydrolase produces the protein MVTMRRIAQFVFALGLLLAGLLPSAAYAQARAEQGRLLEYQGIAATGLPDQRLTIWLPPGYDEGTQRYRVLYMHDGHNLFDPAKSNFNKIWAADKAMLAGMAAGTVEPHIIIGIWAPGVDRYRQYLPRPIHDRASPALRAKMDERAQGAMVSKAYLDWITGPLKSWVDAQFRTLPGRDHTAIVGSSMGGLMSCYAFMERPDVFGRAGCVSSHWPAVDPRDVAGVDDELQEILDQWFAERLGQPDGRRLWLDHGTATLDAYYAPYQQVVDARIAAQGWPRGKDWESRVYEGAEHEENAWAARLPEIFGWLLAD, from the coding sequence ATGGTCACCATGCGCCGGATCGCGCAATTCGTGTTCGCATTGGGCCTGTTGCTGGCGGGGCTGTTGCCGTCAGCCGCGTATGCCCAAGCCAGAGCGGAACAGGGCCGATTGCTCGAATATCAGGGCATAGCCGCCACCGGCCTGCCCGATCAGCGACTGACGATCTGGCTGCCGCCCGGCTATGACGAAGGCACGCAGCGATACCGCGTGCTTTACATGCACGACGGGCACAATCTGTTTGATCCCGCCAAATCCAATTTCAACAAGATCTGGGCGGCGGACAAGGCGATGTTGGCGGGGATGGCTGCCGGAACAGTCGAACCGCATATCATCATCGGCATCTGGGCCCCCGGGGTGGATCGATACCGGCAATATCTGCCGCGCCCGATCCATGATCGTGCCTCCCCTGCGCTGCGAGCCAAGATGGACGAGCGCGCACAGGGGGCGATGGTGTCGAAGGCTTATCTCGACTGGATCACCGGCCCGCTGAAAAGCTGGGTTGATGCGCAGTTCCGCACCCTGCCGGGGCGCGATCACACCGCCATTGTCGGATCGAGCATGGGTGGTCTGATGAGCTGCTATGCCTTCATGGAACGGCCCGACGTGTTCGGGCGGGCGGGCTGCGTCAGCTCGCACTGGCCCGCAGTCGATCCGCGCGATGTCGCGGGGGTGGATGACGAATTGCAGGAAATCCTCGATCAATGGTTTGCCGAAAGGCTGGGGCAGCCGGACGGGCGCAGGCTGTGGCTGGATCACGGCACCGCGACGCTCGATGCCTATTACGCGCCCTATCAGCAGGTGGTCGACGCGAGGATCGCGGCGCAAGGCTGGCCAAGGGGCAAGGACTGGGAAAGCCGCGTCTATGAAGGGGCCGAGCATGAGGAGAACGCCTGGGCGGCGCGCTTGCCGGAGATCTTCGGCTGGCTGCTGGCGGACTGA
- a CDS encoding c-type cytochrome, whose protein sequence is MNETSAAPRRSRQTGLTLFFVAAIIAGLVMLVHVSSGPDAAPPDAGAPVAADLAGFQPPNESTIPDGPEGDSIRRGKELFLRTGELATQYVGSGLTCGNCHLDAGRTANASPMWAAWGMYPAYRTKNDAISTMEDRILGCFIYSMNAQASPAGAPPPPGDDIYRDMSMYFAWLAKGVPVGQEMPGRGFLKLDVPADGFDPGRGAAVYEEHCSVCHGENGEGVGNPDGTYTYPPLWGDASFNWGAGMSKTANAAGFIKANMPFGMGYTLTDQQAWDVAAYVTSRERPRDPRQTGSIEEARARHHKNGDYYGQMVDGDLLGDGVP, encoded by the coding sequence ATGAACGAAACATCTGCTGCGCCGCGCCGATCGCGGCAAACCGGCCTGACGCTGTTTTTTGTTGCTGCGATCATCGCCGGGCTGGTGATGCTGGTGCATGTGTCCTCCGGCCCCGATGCCGCGCCGCCAGACGCAGGCGCGCCCGTCGCGGCCGATCTGGCCGGGTTCCAGCCGCCCAACGAATCCACCATTCCCGACGGGCCGGAAGGCGACTCCATCCGGCGCGGCAAGGAATTGTTCCTGCGCACCGGAGAGCTGGCGACGCAATATGTCGGCAGTGGCCTGACCTGCGGCAATTGCCACCTTGATGCGGGGCGGACTGCCAATGCTTCCCCGATGTGGGCTGCGTGGGGAATGTATCCTGCCTATCGCACCAAGAATGACGCGATCAGCACGATGGAAGACCGCATTCTGGGCTGTTTCATCTATTCGATGAATGCGCAGGCCTCCCCCGCCGGAGCGCCGCCGCCCCCGGGTGATGATATTTACCGCGACATGAGCATGTATTTCGCATGGCTCGCCAAAGGGGTGCCGGTGGGGCAGGAGATGCCGGGCAGGGGCTTCCTGAAGCTTGATGTTCCAGCCGACGGTTTCGATCCGGGGCGTGGGGCCGCCGTATATGAAGAGCATTGCAGCGTGTGCCACGGCGAAAACGGGGAAGGGGTCGGCAATCCCGACGGGACTTACACCTATCCCCCGCTGTGGGGCGATGCTTCGTTCAACTGGGGCGCAGGCATGTCGAAAACGGCCAATGCGGCGGGCTTTATCAAGGCGAACATGCCGTTCGGAATGGGCTACACCCTGACCGATCAACAGGCATGGGACGTTGCCGCCTATGTTACCAGCCGCGAACGGCCGCGCGATCCGCGCCAGACCGGTTCGATCGAGGAAGCGCGGGCACGCCATCACAAGAATGGCGATTACTACGGGCAGATGGTCGATGGCGATCTGCTGGGCGATGGCGTGCCCTGA
- a CDS encoding crotonase/enoyl-CoA hydratase family protein, which translates to MTDYTQIIVDKTAGIATITLNRPDKMNAYTRTMGAEIMAAMDDIDADDDVRAVIFTGSGERAFCAGADLTPEGGGQVFSDASEVESLSDERVRDGGGRLTLRLFESKKPLISACNGVAVGVGATMQLAMDIRLAASNARYGFVFARRGIVPEACSSWFLPRIVGISQALEWCYSGRVFDAEEAKAGGLVRSIHTPDDLLLAARALATEIAENTSAVSVAMTRAMMWRLMSTDHPMEAHKIDSRAIYRLSRGSDAKEGIASFLEKRRPAYPDKVSEDMPDFYPWWDERPYE; encoded by the coding sequence TTGACCGATTACACCCAGATTATCGTCGACAAGACCGCCGGGATCGCCACGATCACGCTGAACCGCCCGGACAAGATGAACGCCTATACCCGCACGATGGGCGCGGAAATCATGGCGGCGATGGACGATATCGACGCGGATGACGATGTGCGTGCGGTGATCTTCACCGGATCGGGGGAGCGGGCTTTCTGTGCCGGGGCAGACCTGACGCCGGAGGGCGGGGGGCAGGTGTTCTCCGACGCGAGCGAGGTTGAAAGCCTGTCCGACGAGCGCGTGCGCGACGGGGGCGGGCGGCTGACGCTGCGACTGTTCGAGAGCAAGAAGCCGTTGATCAGCGCGTGCAACGGCGTGGCAGTCGGCGTCGGTGCGACGATGCAGTTGGCGATGGACATCCGGCTTGCTGCGTCGAATGCGCGCTATGGCTTCGTCTTTGCAAGGCGCGGGATTGTGCCCGAAGCGTGCTCGAGCTGGTTCCTGCCGCGCATCGTCGGGATCAGCCAGGCGCTCGAATGGTGCTATTCTGGCCGGGTGTTCGATGCCGAGGAAGCGAAGGCGGGCGGGCTTGTGCGGTCAATCCACACCCCTGACGACCTGTTGCTTGCCGCACGTGCGCTGGCGACAGAAATTGCCGAGAACACTTCTGCGGTGTCGGTGGCGATGACGCGGGCGATGATGTGGCGCCTGATGAGCACCGATCACCCGATGGAAGCGCACAAGATCGACAGCCGCGCGATCTATCGCCTGTCGCGCGGGTCCGATGCGAAGGAAGGGATCGCCAGCTTCCTTGAAAAGCGGCGCCCGGCCTATCCTGACAAGGTTAGCGAGGACATGCCCGACTTCTATCCGTGGTGGGACGAACGCCCTTATGAATGA
- a CDS encoding MarR family winged helix-turn-helix transcriptional regulator yields MNDMTDAPARGESTYQLSGFLPYQLSIASNAVSSLIAERYRKRFGLKITEWRVMAVLGDAGQRGGRLTQRDLTEATLMDKVAVNRACKVLEDRGLIARAANEQDGRSHLLELTPDGQAIHGEVMPIAKATERELLEGLDPAEEAALRTMLERVRERAASLSGATRR; encoded by the coding sequence ATGAACGACATGACGGACGCGCCCGCACGGGGCGAGAGCACCTATCAGCTTTCGGGCTTTCTGCCCTATCAGCTTTCGATTGCGTCGAACGCCGTCAGCAGCCTGATCGCGGAGCGTTATCGCAAGCGGTTCGGGCTGAAGATTACCGAATGGCGGGTGATGGCGGTGCTGGGTGATGCCGGACAGCGGGGAGGGCGGCTGACGCAGCGCGACCTGACCGAGGCAACCTTGATGGACAAGGTCGCGGTAAACCGGGCTTGCAAGGTGCTGGAGGATCGCGGCCTTATCGCTCGCGCTGCCAACGAACAGGACGGGCGTTCGCATCTGCTTGAACTGACGCCCGATGGCCAGGCGATCCACGGCGAAGTCATGCCGATTGCCAAGGCGACCGAGCGCGAATTGCTCGAAGGGCTCGACCCGGCCGAGGAAGCCGCGCTGCGCACCATGCTGGAAAGGGTGCGCGAGCGTGCGGCAAGCCTGAGCGGGGCGACGCGTCGTTGA
- a CDS encoding type II secretion system F family protein, protein MNQTPGPTLLGFDVVLVGSILAGLAAFAILMAIYAAVTIKDPMAKRVKSLNERRDELKAGIVTSGSKKRTSLVRKTDTTDKVKSSLGKMNVLEQSQIKDVQQKLAHAGYRNKELAVIIIGLRAVLPIVLGALGFVMIYVVEYFPDWGPMTRLGAVAMMLFLGYKGPELYLSNKAQKRTTEIRKGLPDALDLLVICAEAGLTVDAAFNRVAKELGRAYPELGDEFALTAIELSFLNERKMAFDNLAYRVDLEAVKGVVTTMVQTERYGTPLASALRVLSAEFRNERMMRAEEKAARLPAIMTVPLILFILPVLFIVILGPAACSISDALINKD, encoded by the coding sequence ATGAACCAGACACCTGGACCAACCCTTCTCGGCTTTGACGTAGTCCTCGTCGGATCGATACTTGCCGGGCTTGCCGCCTTCGCAATCCTGATGGCGATCTATGCCGCGGTCACGATCAAGGACCCGATGGCCAAGCGCGTCAAGTCGCTGAACGAGCGGCGCGACGAGCTTAAGGCAGGCATTGTCACCTCGGGATCGAAGAAACGCACCAGCCTGGTGCGCAAGACCGATACGACTGACAAGGTCAAGAGCTCGCTGGGCAAGATGAATGTCCTTGAGCAAAGCCAGATCAAGGACGTGCAGCAGAAGCTGGCCCATGCCGGCTATCGCAACAAGGAACTGGCCGTCATCATCATCGGCCTTCGCGCTGTGCTGCCGATCGTGCTGGGCGCTCTTGGTTTCGTGATGATCTATGTCGTCGAATATTTCCCTGACTGGGGTCCGATGACCCGGCTGGGCGCCGTGGCGATGATGCTGTTCCTCGGCTACAAGGGGCCTGAGCTATATCTTTCGAACAAGGCGCAGAAGCGCACCACCGAAATCCGCAAGGGTCTGCCCGACGCGTTGGACTTGCTGGTGATCTGTGCCGAAGCCGGTCTGACTGTAGACGCTGCCTTCAACCGCGTGGCAAAGGAACTGGGGCGGGCCTATCCCGAACTGGGCGACGAATTCGCGCTCACCGCGATCGAGTTGTCCTTCCTCAACGAACGCAAGATGGCTTTCGACAACCTCGCATACCGCGTTGATCTCGAAGCGGTGAAGGGCGTGGTTACCACCATGGTCCAGACCGAACGCTACGGAACTCCGCTGGCATCGGCGCTGCGTGTGCTTTCGGCGGAATTCCGCAACGAACGCATGATGCGCGCCGAAGAGAAGGCCGCGCGCCTGCCCGCGATCATGACGGTTCCGCTGATCCTGTTCATCCTGCCGGTGCTGTTCATCGTCATTCTCGGCCCGGCGGCCTGTTCGATCTCCGACGCCCTTATCAACAAGGACTAG
- a CDS encoding type II secretion system F family protein encodes MDFFQTLIVTVIIFSVLVAGYILVSGSGAGKAQKRRLESLRYRHSENTDTKVESQLKKAIAARKPKTHRVAGSGSRVEALEMRLDRTGKGWTVSQYVYATLGIILVVGVLMFLQTGALLLSLGIGAVVGLGVPHLVVGFAINSRTNQFNAKFPDGIELLVRGLRSGLPVTETLGVVAQEVPGPVGLEFKGIVERIKIGKTMEDSLQETADRLGIPEFNFFCITLAIQRETGGNLAETLSNLADVLRKRAQMKLKIKAMSSESKASAYIVGSLPFIVFGLIYWINPDYIGGFFYEERLIVAGLGGLVWMSIGVFIMAKMVSFEI; translated from the coding sequence ATGGACTTTTTTCAGACCCTGATCGTCACGGTGATCATCTTTTCCGTGCTCGTGGCCGGCTACATTCTTGTGTCCGGATCGGGTGCAGGAAAGGCGCAAAAGCGTCGCCTTGAATCGCTGCGCTACCGGCATTCGGAAAACACCGACACAAAGGTGGAATCGCAGCTCAAAAAGGCGATTGCAGCCCGCAAACCCAAAACGCATCGTGTGGCGGGCTCCGGCTCGCGGGTCGAAGCTCTGGAGATGCGGCTCGACCGCACCGGCAAGGGCTGGACTGTGTCGCAATATGTCTATGCGACGCTTGGCATCATCCTCGTTGTCGGTGTGCTGATGTTCCTGCAAACGGGTGCATTGCTTTTGTCGCTGGGAATTGGTGCGGTTGTCGGCCTTGGTGTGCCACACCTTGTTGTCGGATTTGCGATCAACAGCCGGACGAACCAGTTCAATGCGAAGTTTCCGGACGGTATTGAATTGCTCGTGCGCGGTCTGCGCTCCGGCCTTCCGGTAACCGAAACGCTGGGTGTGGTGGCACAGGAAGTGCCTGGCCCAGTGGGGCTCGAATTCAAGGGCATCGTCGAACGCATCAAGATCGGCAAGACCATGGAGGATTCGCTCCAGGAGACCGCCGATCGCTTGGGCATCCCGGAATTCAACTTCTTCTGCATCACCCTCGCAATCCAGCGGGAAACGGGTGGTAACCTTGCAGAGACGCTCTCCAACCTCGCCGACGTGCTGCGCAAGCGCGCCCAGATGAAGCTGAAGATCAAGGCGATGAGCTCGGAATCGAAAGCTTCCGCCTACATCGTCGGTTCGTTGCCCTTCATCGTCTTCGGCCTGATCTACTGGATCAACCCGGACTACATCGGCGGCTTCTTCTACGAAGAACGGCTGATCGTTGCTGGCCTTGGCGGGCTGGTCTGGATGAGCATCGGCGTATTCATCATGGCCAAAATGGTCAGCTTCGAGATCTGA
- a CDS encoding pilus assembly protein CpaE, translating to MNAPWKSGLPGNRDAFAAYICDDAALDVLRPVVIEMGWAPEKCNKGGLRNAVQSLSVSASPAILIVDLSESGDPLNDINALAEVCEPGTVVIAIGQVNDVRLYRDLLASGIHDYLLKPLNAQAVHDALNGALAVFSSPKSGDGDGVKRHISTAVVGTRGGVGASTLATSLAWLFSSNHNSPTALLDLDVHFGTGALALDLEPGRGLTDAIDNPSRIDGLFIERAMIRANDNLSILSAEAPISQPLMTDGAAFVQLEEEFRQAFEMTVIDLPRNMLINFPHLLADVNLVMLTCELTLASARDTIRILSWLKTNAAHAHPMIIANKAQPAVAEISKADFEASIERKIDFVVPYDIKAASNAAKLGQVFVEANKSSKATAVIKQIAERVLGASEDDLSSVGEEKKSLLGGFDLKSLLAKKDKTEAEPAE from the coding sequence ATGAACGCTCCTTGGAAATCGGGTCTTCCCGGCAATCGCGATGCCTTTGCCGCCTATATCTGCGACGATGCCGCGCTCGACGTTCTGCGTCCGGTGGTCATCGAGATGGGTTGGGCGCCTGAAAAGTGCAACAAGGGCGGTCTGCGCAATGCAGTCCAGTCACTGTCGGTCAGCGCCAGCCCGGCGATCCTGATCGTCGACCTTTCGGAAAGCGGCGATCCGCTCAACGACATCAATGCCCTTGCCGAGGTTTGCGAACCCGGCACAGTCGTGATCGCCATCGGCCAGGTCAACGACGTGCGGCTGTACCGCGATCTCCTCGCCAGCGGCATCCATGACTACCTGCTCAAGCCGCTCAATGCTCAGGCGGTGCATGATGCGCTCAATGGCGCCCTGGCAGTCTTCTCTTCGCCCAAGTCGGGTGATGGTGACGGTGTCAAGCGGCACATTTCCACCGCAGTGGTGGGTACGCGTGGCGGTGTGGGCGCATCGACGCTCGCAACCTCGCTTGCATGGCTGTTCAGCTCCAACCACAATTCGCCCACCGCACTGCTCGATCTCGATGTGCACTTCGGAACGGGCGCACTTGCGCTGGATCTGGAGCCGGGCCGCGGGTTGACTGATGCAATCGACAACCCGAGCCGTATCGACGGACTGTTCATCGAACGCGCCATGATCCGGGCCAATGACAATCTGTCGATCCTGTCGGCAGAAGCCCCGATCAGCCAGCCGCTGATGACCGATGGTGCCGCTTTCGTTCAGCTTGAGGAAGAATTCCGTCAGGCGTTCGAAATGACCGTCATCGATCTGCCGCGCAACATGCTGATCAACTTCCCGCATCTTCTTGCTGACGTAAATCTGGTCATGCTGACCTGCGAACTCACGCTGGCATCGGCACGTGATACGATCCGCATCCTTTCGTGGCTCAAGACCAATGCAGCGCATGCGCATCCGATGATCATCGCCAACAAGGCGCAGCCTGCAGTTGCTGAAATCAGCAAGGCCGATTTCGAGGCGTCGATCGAGCGCAAGATCGACTTTGTTGTCCCTTACGACATCAAGGCCGCATCGAATGCGGCCAAGCTTGGTCAGGTCTTCGTCGAAGCCAACAAGTCGAGCAAGGCAACTGCTGTGATCAAGCAGATCGCCGAGCGCGTCCTTGGCGCGAGCGAAGATGATCTGTCGTCGGTCGGCGAAGAGAAGAAGTCGCTGCTTGGCGGCTTCGATCTCAAGAGCCTGCTGGCGAAGAAAGACAAGACCGAAGCTGAGCCGGCCGAATAG
- a CDS encoding CpaD family pilus assembly protein: MNIARNSKLMGAVALSLGLAAAGCAGMPTNTSLYSMKQPVVERTNFTMDVDTSQSGLSISEQQRLNGWFETMDLRYGDRITIEDPASNPAVTTAVNDLAGRYGLMVSAVAPTTSGLLQPGQARVIITRSSASVPGCPDWSAKSDANYMNATSPGFGCAINGNMAAMVANPEDLLQGQQGDSETVVATGSKAIQTYRDAEPTGAGGLQQAAGGGN, encoded by the coding sequence ATGAACATCGCAAGAAACAGCAAGTTGATGGGCGCAGTCGCCCTTTCGCTCGGCCTCGCAGCGGCAGGTTGTGCAGGCATGCCAACCAACACCTCGCTTTACAGCATGAAGCAGCCGGTGGTGGAACGCACAAACTTCACGATGGATGTCGACACGTCGCAAAGCGGCCTCTCGATCTCCGAACAACAGCGCCTGAACGGCTGGTTTGAAACCATGGACCTTCGCTATGGTGATCGCATCACCATTGAAGATCCGGCCAGCAACCCTGCGGTCACTACGGCGGTGAACGATCTCGCCGGTCGCTATGGCCTCATGGTCAGCGCGGTCGCGCCGACCACGTCAGGACTGCTCCAACCCGGACAGGCTCGCGTGATCATCACCCGCTCGAGCGCTTCGGTACCCGGCTGCCCCGACTGGAGCGCCAAGTCCGATGCAAACTACATGAATGCCACCAGCCCGGGCTTCGGTTGTGCCATCAACGGCAACATGGCGGCCATGGTCGCCAATCCCGAAGACCTGCTGCAAGGCCAGCAGGGCGACAGCGAAACGGTTGTCGCGACGGGTAGCAAGGCCATCCAGACATATCGTGACGCCGAACCCACGGGTGCCGGCGGTCTTCAACAAGCTGCAGGCGGAGGTAACTGA